ATCTTTCCTTTCTTATCTTGGCGATCATCTCCATAAGCTCTCTGGGGTCGATTAATTTCTTTTTGACCAGAAGGGTAACCAGCGCCTCCTGGGCTAAGTTGTTGGATAAACAAAGCTCCTCATAAGTGATCTCTTTCCATTTGCCGTCAAAAAATATCTTCAGGGCGACTTTCTTTTCTTTTTCATCCAAAGCTTACTTCCTTTTTCCGAATCTGTCCACAGGTCAGTTGACTCAAATGAGACTCAAATTCGAGGATCCTGCGGATAACACCTCATTCATGCTTCCGGTTCTATAGCCTAAAAGGTCCAAGGTTACATAGGAAAACCCTAAACCTTTTAATTTCAGATATACTTTTTTTCTCAAATCCTGAGTCATCAATTTCTTCAGCTCTTTTGCTTCCAATTCGATCCGGGCAATACCCTGATGATCTCTAACCCTTAATTGTTTGAAGCCTGAGCTTCTCAGGTACTCTTCAGCCTTCTCAATCCGGTTCAGCTTTTCGAGAGTGATGTTCTCACCATAAGGTATCCTGGAGGATAAGCAGGCAAAAGCAGGTTTGTTCCAAGTAGGAAGATTTAGCTTTTTAGAAAGTGCCCTTATTTCCTCTTTGGTAAACTCTGATTCCAGAAGAGGACTTCTCACTTTCAATTTATTTATGGCTTTTCTGCCAGGCCTGAAATCGTCCCGGTCTGAATAATTTGAGCCATCCAGCACATAATCGATTTTATTTTCTTTAGCTATTTTTTTCAATTTTGAAAAAAGCTCTAATTTGCAGTAGTAGCATCTATTAGCCGGATTTTTCCGGAAGCTCTTGAGTTTAAGCTCAGAGGTTTTGATTATCCGATGCTTTCCATCTAAACCTAAATCCCTTGCCAGGTCAGAAGCCTCCTTAAGCTCTGCGCGAGGATAGGTTTCTGAATCAGCAGTAACAGCTAAGACATTATCCTTTCCCAGAGTATCCAGGGCTACTTTCAATAGAAAAGATGAATCCACGCCACCGGAAAAGGCGATCAAAACCTTTCCCATTTTCTTAAGGGATTTCTTTAAGGATTCGAATTTTAGTTGAGTCGATTTCATAAAGAAGAACCCCGTGAGGATAAAATAAAAAAGTTTTAAAGGGAATATCTTCCAAAATCTTCCGGATTAATCCTTCTCAGCCTTTCCCTTAAAGATTCCGCATCAGTTACCCCGGGAGTTTTCCCGTCCCCTTTTTTCATCTGGAAAAGCTCATCTGCCACGTAGATTTTTACTTTGGCTTTTAAAGCTAAGGCAATGGAGTCAGACGGGCGGGCATCTATCTCCTTTATCGTGCCGTCCATCTCCACATAGATTGTGGCATAAAAAGTCTGGTTGACCAGTTTGGTTACCTCAACTTTGAGGATTTTGCCGCCTAAGGACTCGATAGAAGACTTCAAAAGATCATGCGTCAGCGGACGGTTGGAGGAAAGCCCGGAAAGCTCCATACCGATTGCCCAGGCTTCAAAATGACCTATCCAGATAGGTAGAAGAAGCTCCTCTGAATCCAGAGGAGCCAGGATGATAACCGGTGAGTTGGTGGTCATATCCAAAGCCAGTCCATTTATCTTTACCTCTCGCATATAGACTCCTTGTCCTTTCTACAAATCCAAAGAACCAGAGACTACTCCTCGCCTTGTTTGACCACCCAGAGCTTTAAATTCGCCACCACATCGCCGTGGATTTTTACCGGGACCGTATAAACTCCCAGAGCTTTAATCGGCTCCTCTAAGTCTATTCTTCTTTTGTCGATCTCAAACCCCTGCTCTTTCAAAAGCCCGGCTATATCCTGAGAGGTGACCGAGCCGAAGACCCGGTCTTCCTCTCCTACTTTGACCTCTGCGGTTATGGAGATTTTCTCCAGGTCAGATTTCAGTTTCTCCTCTCCCTTTTTCTTTTTTTCATCCCGGAATTTTTTCTGCCGGGTGACCTCCTCGATTGAGCTTAAATTTCCTTTAGTGGCAGGAATAGCCAGATTTTTGGGGAAGAGATAGTTCCGGGCATAGCCATCCTTGACCTGGATGACCTCCCCGCATTTTCCCAAACTCTCCAAATCCTCTTTCAAGATTATCTTCATTTTTTCCAGCCTTTTATCTATAGATCTCGGTGGTGAAAGGAAGAAGGGCTATATGCCGGGCGCGCTTTATGGCGATGGTCATCTCCCTCTGATGACCTGCGCAGTTCCCGGTTATCCGCCTGGGAATTATCTTTCCTCGATCGGAGATAAATCTTCTTATCAGCCTTTCATCCTTATAGTCGATTATCTTCGACTTGTCCTCGCAAAAGCGACAGGTTTTTTTTCTTTTTCTTTCCAGATCGTCAAACATACTTTTAGTTTTTCCTCCTTCTTATAGGTTATCCAGAGTGCTTCCCAGTTCAGATAGGTTATCCTCTCCTGGAAACTTAAAATCAGGGAAAGTGGTTTCACCTACTGGTACAGTCTCCGTTTTCTTATCCAGAAACTGAACCTGGAAAGCCCGGATCTCGATTAAATTCCTCTTAGTGCCGTCATCATTTTCCTTGAATCTGCTCCTCAGCTCCCCCTCCACTAAAACTGCGCTCCCCTTTTTCAAAAATCTGCTACAGCTTTCGGCTAACTTCTGCCAGGCTACAATTCCTATGAAACAGACATCCTCCTTGCTGTTGCCCAAATCGTCTTTATATTTTTTATTAGAGGCGATCTTGAAATTAGCCACTGGTACACCAGTCGAGGTGTAGCGCAGTTCCGGGTCCCGGGTTAAATTCCCCACGATCAAAACCCTGTTCAGATGGGGAAGTCTGGTATTGGACATCTGACAACCTCCTCTATTTTCCGGTCCAAAAGCTTAGATTTTTGTCTTCTCTTTACTTCCTTCAGCGGAGGAAAGCTCCTTATCTTTTTCCGAAGGCTTTTTTTCCACTTTGACCACGTTTAAAAATCTAAGAACGTTCTCGTCCAGCTTGTAATAGCGGTCAAGCTCACGGATGAGAGCTGTAGGACCCTCGAAATGGGTTATGACATAGTATCCTTCCAGCTTTTTCCTGATGCGGTAAGCAAGTTTCCTTAAACCCCAGCGGTCGGTCTGGATGATTTTACCTTTATTGTTCTCGATCAGCTCTTCTACCTTTTTCACCTCTTTATCCAGAGTCGCCTCATCCAGGCCCGGATCCAAGATAAATGCAGTCTCGTACTTTCTCAAATCTCACCTCCTTAAAGTCCTTCTGATATGCTTCTGTCAAAATCCTTATTAAACCTGTTCATACTTTCTCTTACGCCCAAAATTATCGAACTTTCTACTGCTTGTGACCCCCTTTGAATTAACTCTTCTACGCTTTTTTTTTCTTCTTTTTTAAACCTTTGTAAAACGAAATCCTCCAAATCTACTCCTTCAGGAGCTGGACCTATACCCAATCTGAGCCGTGGAAACTCCTCGGTTCCCAGTTGGTAAATTATCGACCTTAGCCCTTTATGTCCTCCATCGCTCCCCTTTTCCCTTATCCTTAAACTGCCAAAGGGTAGGGCAACATCATCACATATAACAAAAAGCTCAGGCGGAGTCAAGTTGAAAAATCTCAAGGAGTCAAATACCGCCTGACCGCTTGCATTCATGAAGGTCAAAGGCTTTAAAAGGTAGACTTTTCTTCCCTCAACTTCAATCCGGCAATGAAGATACTCTCCTTTTCCTCCTTTGAACTTCGTCTTATGTTTTTCTGCTAAAAGGTCAACAACCCGGTAGCCTAAGTTGTGTCTGGTCTTCTGGTAACTTTTTCCCGGATTACCTAATCCCACTACCAATCTCACCATTCTTAAATACAAAATCTAATGTAAAAGGCACAAAAAATGAATACCAAAAATTATGGTAGACTATAAAATAGGAGTAAATTGGGGTTTGTCAAGAGGAATTGGAGGGTTTTTTTGAGTTCAAAGCATGATATTTGCATTCCATTAATTGTTTTTCTTGGACTATTCTACTTGACAGGATTAAGTATGCGATTATATATAGGACAGTATACAATCCGACTTTTTCCTCAAGGAGAGAAAAATGAATAACAAAAAGCTTGTTTTAGCTTTAATTGGATTAGCTTTGCTTTTAGCTTTAGTATATGTGGTAGTCCAGAGTCAGCAGCCTAAAAAAACAGAAGGAACCGCAGAAGTCCCCGTCCCAGTTGCTAATTTTGAGACCATTTTAATTGGCAAAGGAGGTGCTAAATGGTCTCCAGATGGAACTAAGCTTGCTTTTATTTCTGAAGATGGGGGGCTTACTATTACTGATGCAGAAGGAAAAGGCGAAATCAAAAAAGTAGCTCAAAGGAACTTCGGAACCTTTGATTGGCTGGATTCTGCTACTTTCCTTGCTACTTCGAGTGAATACAAAGAGGAGAATGGGAAGAAAGTAGCTGAGATCTGGAAGATGAAAACCATTAGCACAAATGGAAGGGAAAGCCTGATAGTGGAAGACATTGCGCCATATCGTCAGGAGCATAATATTTCTGTCCCACACTTTCTGAAGGATGGAACAGTGGGGTATTATGAGGGACGCTTTACCCTACCTGGAAAGGATAAGATTTTTAAGGTAATTAAGAAAGGCAAATTAAAACCGCAGGATGCAACGAAAGAATTGAGAGCGGTAACTAGGGGAGATATCTGGTTAGAAAGCATAGATAGAACCATAAAGAGGAAAATTACATCTGGAACTTATTACAGAGGTGCTCAGCTTTCTCCAGATGGATCGAAGATCATGACGAAAAACAGTAGAGGTGATATCTTGATTCTTGATCTTGAAGGAAGGGTATTGA
This DNA window, taken from Candidatus Zixiibacteriota bacterium, encodes the following:
- the larE gene encoding ATP-dependent sacrificial sulfur transferase LarE; this encodes MKSTQLKFESLKKSLKKMGKVLIAFSGGVDSSFLLKVALDTLGKDNVLAVTADSETYPRAELKEASDLARDLGLDGKHRIIKTSELKLKSFRKNPANRCYYCKLELFSKLKKIAKENKIDYVLDGSNYSDRDDFRPGRKAINKLKVRSPLLESEFTKEEIRALSKKLNLPTWNKPAFACLSSRIPYGENITLEKLNRIEKAEEYLRSSGFKQLRVRDHQGIARIELEAKELKKLMTQDLRKKVYLKLKGLGFSYVTLDLLGYRTGSMNEVLSAGSSNLSLI
- the rpsR gene encoding 30S ribosomal protein S18, with amino-acid sequence MFDDLERKRKKTCRFCEDKSKIIDYKDERLIRRFISDRGKIIPRRITGNCAGHQREMTIAIKRARHIALLPFTTEIYR
- a CDS encoding bifunctional nuclease family protein; translated protein: MREVKINGLALDMTTNSPVIILAPLDSEELLLPIWIGHFEAWAIGMELSGLSSNRPLTHDLLKSSIESLGGKILKVEVTKLVNQTFYATIYVEMDGTIKEIDARPSDSIALALKAKVKIYVADELFQMKKGDGKTPGVTDAESLRERLRRINPEDFGRYSL
- the rplI gene encoding 50S ribosomal protein L9, with protein sequence MKIILKEDLESLGKCGEVIQVKDGYARNYLFPKNLAIPATKGNLSSIEEVTRQKKFRDEKKKKGEEKLKSDLEKISITAEVKVGEEDRVFGSVTSQDIAGLLKEQGFEIDKRRIDLEEPIKALGVYTVPVKIHGDVVANLKLWVVKQGEE
- the ssb gene encoding single-stranded DNA-binding protein — its product is MSNTRLPHLNRVLIVGNLTRDPELRYTSTGVPVANFKIASNKKYKDDLGNSKEDVCFIGIVAWQKLAESCSRFLKKGSAVLVEGELRSRFKENDDGTKRNLIEIRAFQVQFLDKKTETVPVGETTFPDFKFPGEDNLSELGSTLDNL
- the pth gene encoding aminoacyl-tRNA hydrolase — its product is MYLRMVRLVVGLGNPGKSYQKTRHNLGYRVVDLLAEKHKTKFKGGKGEYLHCRIEVEGRKVYLLKPLTFMNASGQAVFDSLRFFNLTPPELFVICDDVALPFGSLRIREKGSDGGHKGLRSIIYQLGTEEFPRLRLGIGPAPEGVDLEDFVLQRFKKEEKKSVEELIQRGSQAVESSIILGVRESMNRFNKDFDRSISEGL
- the rpsF gene encoding 30S ribosomal protein S6 — translated: MRKYETAFILDPGLDEATLDKEVKKVEELIENNKGKIIQTDRWGLRKLAYRIRKKLEGYYVITHFEGPTALIRELDRYYKLDENVLRFLNVVKVEKKPSEKDKELSSAEGSKEKTKI